From Spirosoma aerolatum, one genomic window encodes:
- a CDS encoding TonB-dependent receptor — MRILYSFVLFVVIVMCAQAQDRVSVSGHVRDSLTKEPIAGASIRIKGTSTGAIANAKGAFTLRNIRSGDLTLRVSSVGYQTVEKSLTVNSTIDELSVDLSPELTELQTVDVTGTTDEQAEEKKIRNNVMPVTIITARQIENRAGNLNEILARQAGVQIRLSGGLGSDSRISVRGLEGKRVQVFIDGNPLNTPDGTLGINDLPIQIIERIEIYKGAVPAFLGGDGLGSAVNVIIKHRDVSYIDATVSRQSYNTQSLGLILKKTFEKSGIEIGGGIFDTRSDNNYTMQSPYQPDLRIQRDHDHYHSLLAGGSIRFHHLWFDEVELEGAYVANNKQIQGIQQNIQHVESNGSSGVGVFSLTKKSFAHNKLGLRYNFIYAYFNVQFIDTSSYNYDWYGGRVPSRIGRGELGNGPNLSTNLQRDHRQRFNLDYRVNKLLTLNLNNTARYVSYDPRDDVGNAFAGKNLYNFPGSIHNSITGLTAETRFTNDKLLLSAAVKHYYNLVQGYNTSIYLNNTTPDRVNTLTNQPGYNAGFRYNFSPALLAKGSYERGVRLPNNTELFGDGVLITPTTYLKPELSHNYNLGLVYDHINSQRNRLQIEANGFYMNVDNLIQLSGNGLTLGYVNYARANIRGVDIDVKYDLTKSVYASLNTTYQILTDINRFIPGTTVPNPTYNLTIPNTPQFFANWNLEFHREHLVGRDTKTRIIYDGSFMNRYNYGFNVSVYDRFFIPTYVTHTLSVEQSFRQSRYTFTGEANNLTNASVINNFNQPLMGRTFRIKFRYLLFGPESPDHHH; from the coding sequence ATGCGAATTCTTTACTCGTTCGTCTTATTCGTTGTCATTGTCATGTGTGCCCAGGCACAGGATCGGGTTTCGGTTTCAGGCCATGTGAGAGACAGCTTAACGAAAGAACCTATAGCGGGGGCATCCATTCGGATTAAGGGAACATCGACCGGGGCCATAGCGAATGCAAAAGGGGCCTTTACGCTTCGAAATATAAGAAGTGGAGACCTGACACTCCGTGTGTCAAGTGTTGGCTATCAAACCGTCGAAAAATCGCTCACGGTTAACTCAACGATTGATGAACTTTCGGTGGATCTGTCACCTGAACTGACGGAGTTGCAAACCGTAGACGTTACCGGCACGACTGACGAACAGGCTGAAGAGAAGAAAATACGCAATAATGTGATGCCCGTGACGATTATCACGGCCCGGCAAATCGAAAACAGGGCCGGGAATCTAAACGAGATACTGGCTCGCCAGGCTGGGGTACAAATCCGGCTGAGTGGTGGCTTAGGCAGCGATTCGCGCATATCAGTCCGGGGGCTGGAAGGGAAACGAGTCCAGGTATTTATTGATGGCAACCCACTGAATACCCCCGACGGTACGCTGGGCATCAATGACCTGCCTATACAGATCATCGAACGTATCGAGATTTATAAGGGGGCCGTTCCTGCTTTTCTGGGGGGCGATGGCCTGGGTAGTGCCGTGAACGTCATCATCAAACATCGGGATGTCAGCTACATCGATGCAACCGTTTCGCGCCAGTCGTACAATACCCAATCATTGGGACTAATTCTAAAAAAAACCTTCGAAAAGTCCGGCATTGAGATCGGGGGCGGTATTTTCGACACCCGCAGCGATAACAACTACACTATGCAGTCGCCGTATCAACCCGACCTGCGGATTCAACGGGATCACGATCACTACCATTCGCTGCTAGCCGGAGGTTCCATCCGGTTTCACCACCTGTGGTTCGACGAAGTGGAACTGGAAGGGGCCTATGTCGCTAACAATAAACAGATTCAGGGCATCCAGCAAAATATTCAGCACGTCGAGAGCAACGGTTCATCGGGCGTGGGCGTGTTCAGCCTCACCAAAAAGAGCTTTGCCCACAACAAACTGGGGCTTCGGTACAATTTTATTTACGCCTATTTCAACGTCCAGTTCATCGACACCTCGTCGTACAATTATGACTGGTACGGCGGGCGCGTCCCCAGTCGGATTGGGCGGGGTGAGTTGGGCAACGGCCCCAATCTGTCGACCAATCTACAGCGCGACCATCGGCAGCGGTTCAACCTCGATTACCGCGTCAATAAGCTGCTCACGCTGAACCTGAATAACACGGCGCGGTATGTCTCCTATGATCCCCGCGACGATGTGGGCAATGCGTTTGCCGGAAAGAACCTCTACAACTTCCCCGGCTCCATTCATAACAGCATTACCGGGCTAACGGCAGAAACCCGCTTTACCAACGACAAACTATTGCTCTCGGCGGCCGTCAAACATTATTATAATCTGGTGCAGGGCTATAACACCAGCATTTACCTCAATAACACAACACCCGACCGGGTAAACACCCTGACGAACCAACCGGGCTATAATGCCGGATTTCGGTATAATTTCTCACCAGCCCTGCTGGCCAAAGGCAGCTACGAACGGGGCGTCCGATTACCCAACAATACGGAGCTTTTTGGCGATGGGGTGCTGATTACTCCCACCACCTACCTCAAACCCGAATTGTCGCACAACTATAATCTGGGGCTTGTGTATGATCACATCAACAGCCAGAGAAACCGGTTGCAGATCGAAGCGAATGGCTTCTACATGAATGTCGATAACCTGATTCAGCTCTCCGGTAATGGCCTGACGCTGGGGTATGTCAACTATGCCAGAGCCAACATCCGGGGGGTGGATATTGACGTAAAATACGACCTGACCAAAAGCGTTTACGCCAGCCTGAATACCACCTACCAGATACTGACCGACATTAACCGGTTTATTCCCGGCACAACGGTTCCTAACCCTACTTATAACCTGACGATTCCGAATACCCCCCAATTCTTTGCCAACTGGAATCTGGAATTTCATCGGGAGCACCTGGTTGGGCGAGACACCAAAACCCGGATCATCTACGACGGCAGCTTCATGAATCGCTACAATTACGGCTTCAACGTGAGTGTGTACGACCGGTTTTTTATCCCAACCTACGTCACACATACCCTTTCGGTAGAGCAGTCGTTCCGCCAAAGCCGCTACACGTTTACCGGAGAGGCCAATAATCTAACCAATGCATCGGTGATCAACAATTTCAATCAACCGTTGATGGGCCGGACGTTCCGTATCAAATTCCGTTACCTGCTGTTCGGGCCCGAATCGCCCGACCACCATCATTAA
- a CDS encoding ABC transporter permease yields the protein MLQTQQLIAGQVWSTAFKNRAVFGLLIGIGLLLAYAAVTGWVSLQQQNETGRKYQQQARQDWLSNPDKHPHRMAHYGHFAFRPKAPLSVFDFGMESFLGNTIYLEAHKQNSVNFSEAGFSTGLLRFGEISMAMVLQLLLPLMLFFLGFGTVATDRETGTLKLLLSQGVSWGQLLVGKSLGLMAVMLSLYGPVMVVTGLLWFGLQGGRVSADQTIRLLLLMGAYFLYLAFFCVIAVLVSARSKTAKTALVSLIGLWLMLTLVLPRASQALGSYLYPAPSKARFLADIQADVLKEGDSHNPNDPHYKGLKDSLLTAYGVDSVGQLPFNYSGFVMAEGEKISAHLYNDHFGRLLSIYDRQNRFAKAMAFVDPYLAIRNLSMALSGTDFASYVDFQRQAEQYRYEMAQKMNDLQIHFISNKKLGPTDKPYQIDRKHWEEVPDFSYQSPGVESVFGHEAISLLAFVFWAGLLWFVMVRFTKTLTAL from the coding sequence ATGCTACAAACGCAACAACTTATTGCGGGCCAGGTCTGGTCAACGGCCTTTAAAAACCGGGCGGTTTTTGGCCTCCTGATCGGGATTGGGCTGCTACTGGCCTACGCAGCCGTAACGGGTTGGGTAAGCCTGCAGCAGCAGAACGAAACGGGCCGGAAGTACCAGCAACAGGCCCGGCAGGACTGGCTGTCTAACCCCGACAAACACCCGCACCGGATGGCGCACTACGGCCATTTTGCCTTCCGGCCCAAAGCCCCACTGAGTGTGTTCGATTTCGGAATGGAAAGTTTTCTGGGCAACACCATTTATCTGGAAGCCCACAAGCAAAACAGCGTCAACTTCTCGGAAGCGGGTTTTTCAACGGGACTGCTCCGGTTCGGCGAGATCAGCATGGCGATGGTGTTACAACTGCTATTGCCGCTGATGCTGTTTTTTCTGGGCTTCGGCACTGTGGCCACCGACCGCGAAACGGGTACGTTGAAGCTGCTGCTGAGTCAGGGCGTCAGCTGGGGGCAACTGCTGGTGGGCAAAAGCCTGGGGCTGATGGCCGTGATGCTCAGCCTGTATGGCCCGGTGATGGTGGTCACCGGTTTGCTGTGGTTCGGGTTACAGGGAGGAAGGGTCAGCGCTGATCAGACGATCCGGCTGTTGCTGTTGATGGGGGCTTATTTCCTGTATCTGGCTTTCTTCTGCGTCATCGCCGTGCTGGTGTCGGCCCGGAGCAAAACGGCCAAAACGGCCCTGGTGTCGCTCATTGGCCTTTGGCTGATGCTCACCCTGGTGTTGCCCCGTGCGTCGCAGGCCCTGGGGTCGTATTTGTATCCGGCCCCCTCGAAGGCCCGGTTTCTGGCCGACATTCAGGCCGATGTGCTCAAAGAAGGCGACAGCCACAACCCCAACGACCCGCACTACAAAGGGCTGAAAGATTCGCTGCTGACGGCGTACGGGGTCGATTCGGTGGGGCAATTGCCCTTCAATTACAGCGGGTTTGTGATGGCCGAGGGGGAGAAAATCAGTGCCCATCTCTACAACGACCACTTTGGGCGATTGCTATCGATCTACGACCGGCAGAACCGATTCGCCAAAGCGATGGCGTTTGTGGACCCCTACCTGGCCATTCGGAACCTGTCGATGGCACTGTCGGGCACGGACTTTGCCAGTTACGTCGATTTTCAGCGGCAGGCCGAACAGTACCGCTACGAGATGGCGCAAAAAATGAACGACTTGCAGATTCATTTCATCAGCAATAAGAAGCTCGGCCCAACCGACAAGCCCTACCAAATCGACAGGAAACACTGGGAGGAGGTGCCAGACTTCAGCTACCAGTCGCCGGGTGTCGAAAGCGTATTCGGGCACGAAGCCATCTCGCTGCTGGCGTTTGTCTTCTGGGCGGGGCTGCTGTGGTTTGTTATGGTGCGATTCACTAAAACCTTAACCGCTTTATGA
- a CDS encoding GTP-binding protein: MNKLPVTVLSGFLGAGKTTLLNHVLHNKQGLKVAVIVNDMSEVNVDAQLVKDQNTLSRTEEKLVEMSNGCICCTLREDLMLEVEKLARENRFDYLLIESSGISEPLPVAQTFSFVDEQQGIDLSRFSRLDTLVTVVDAFNFGRDFGSVDTVYQRQLNDDAADTRTIVNLLTDQIEFANVIILNKTDLLSRQQVGELKAILQKLNPKAKLIESQFSKIDPAQILNTNLFDFDEASQSAGWIQELQNYKSGKGHTPETEEYGISSFVFRDRRPFHPARFWHYLSKNFPAGIIRSKGLFWLASRPNDALNFSQAGGSLRAEHAGVWWASMPFAKRMQYGAFLENQKAIEARWHKRFGDRQNELVIIGQDLNQAQITAELQECLCTELELKHMENRGAFKDPFPVWE, from the coding sequence ATGAATAAATTACCTGTTACGGTACTTAGTGGCTTTCTGGGAGCCGGTAAAACCACCCTGCTCAATCACGTGCTGCACAACAAGCAAGGCCTGAAAGTAGCGGTTATCGTCAACGACATGAGCGAAGTCAACGTGGATGCCCAGCTTGTGAAAGACCAGAATACGCTCTCCCGCACTGAAGAGAAATTGGTGGAGATGAGTAACGGCTGCATCTGCTGCACATTACGGGAAGATTTAATGCTGGAAGTGGAGAAACTGGCCCGCGAAAATCGGTTCGACTACCTGCTGATCGAGTCAAGCGGTATTTCTGAGCCGTTGCCGGTTGCCCAAACGTTCAGCTTTGTCGATGAGCAGCAGGGTATCGACTTGTCACGGTTTTCGCGGTTGGATACCTTGGTGACAGTGGTCGATGCCTTTAATTTTGGCCGCGATTTCGGCTCCGTCGATACGGTTTATCAACGACAACTCAACGACGACGCAGCCGATACCCGCACCATTGTCAATCTGTTGACCGATCAGATTGAGTTTGCCAACGTGATTATTCTCAATAAAACGGATCTGCTCAGCCGTCAGCAGGTGGGCGAGTTGAAAGCTATTTTACAGAAGCTCAATCCCAAAGCCAAACTCATCGAGAGCCAATTCAGCAAAATTGATCCAGCCCAGATTCTGAATACGAATCTGTTTGATTTCGACGAAGCTTCGCAATCGGCAGGCTGGATTCAGGAATTGCAAAATTATAAATCCGGTAAAGGTCATACGCCGGAAACCGAAGAATACGGCATCTCGTCGTTTGTGTTCCGGGATCGTCGACCCTTTCATCCGGCGCGGTTCTGGCACTATCTGAGCAAGAACTTTCCGGCGGGTATTATCCGTAGCAAGGGCCTGTTCTGGCTGGCCTCACGTCCGAACGATGCCTTGAATTTCAGCCAGGCCGGTGGCAGTCTGCGGGCCGAACACGCCGGGGTGTGGTGGGCCTCCATGCCATTTGCCAAACGAATGCAGTATGGTGCTTTTCTGGAAAATCAAAAAGCCATCGAAGCCCGCTGGCACAAGCGTTTTGGCGACCGCCAGAATGAATTAGTGATCATTGGGCAGGACCTGAACCAGGCGCAGATTACGGCCGAGTTACAGGAATGCCTGTGTACCGAACTGGAACTGAAGCACATGGAAAACCGGGGTGCGTTCAAAGACCCGTTCCCGGTTTGGGAATAA
- a CDS encoding TonB-dependent receptor: protein MPTNYPKRPGIHWFNRWVGMLIGTLLISFMLADAVVAQALQTGLSQTGSLQTGSSQPAPGLACRDSLTGLIQGKDRKGSALATPLPGATIYLKETRQGAVTDVNGHFRLTGLCPGQYTAEYRFEGYETQVRQIQVSDSGLVGPVDTVITLITENITLQEVVVTEHRSEAQQLLQVESELSGQALAATRGQSLGESLKTITGLYSIQTGPSISKPVIHGLYSNRIITLNNGIRQEDQQWGSEHAPLIDPFIASRVTVIKGAASIRYGSDAIGGVILVEPKAMPTQPGVGGEVNLVGATNGRMGVGSAYLEGAFDKKLTGLSWRLQGTLKRSGYVRAPGYFLENTSYHENNFSGDIHYDYRRVGLEVYYSQFDTKIGLFTGAQVGSLADLYAALSRPEPLSQPGFSYTLDRPNQQVSHGLLKVRAYWRIPQGGTLTATFARQQNERREYDYVPFSGSLNPELYLKLVTHTGDLIWEHTAKPNPSNGVWSGSVGLNGITQGNVREFLFLIPNFRNYGLGGFAIQRYAIDRWTLEAGLRYDYRWLRAYFLDEPTNRIYTQTHSWGNVTGSLGASYQLRPDLTLTANLSTAWRAPNVADLYSNGLHQSAVAYEIGNPNLSPEQAYNGNLVLAYSGKRVTAELGVYHNQINNYIYLKPDSIPIIRQRGAFPAYSYTQVNARFRGVDASVTYKFTDQLSLTSKTSLLYAYDQTNHGYLVSIPPNRTDNSLRYEVASWGKLSRVYAQVSGLYVARQNRAPAVTERQENGQVIFTGDFAPPPAAYFLLGAEVGFSAALGRQPINVVLTGSNLANASYRDYLNRFRYFTNEPGRNLSVKLALPLKF, encoded by the coding sequence ATGCCAACTAATTACCCGAAGCGGCCCGGCATCCACTGGTTCAACAGATGGGTAGGTATGCTTATCGGAACCTTACTGATTTCGTTCATGCTGGCTGACGCTGTAGTTGCTCAGGCCCTCCAGACCGGGTTAAGCCAGACCGGGTCCCTCCAGACGGGGTCAAGCCAGCCTGCACCGGGCCTCGCCTGTCGGGATTCGCTGACCGGGCTGATTCAGGGGAAAGACCGCAAAGGCTCTGCGCTTGCCACACCCCTGCCGGGTGCTACCATCTACCTGAAAGAAACCCGCCAGGGAGCAGTTACCGATGTGAATGGGCACTTCCGGTTGACGGGTCTTTGTCCCGGCCAGTATACCGCCGAGTACCGTTTTGAGGGGTATGAAACCCAGGTGCGCCAGATTCAGGTTTCGGATTCAGGTCTGGTCGGGCCGGTGGATACAGTCATTACCCTGATTACAGAAAACATTACGTTACAGGAAGTTGTCGTTACCGAACATCGCTCCGAAGCCCAGCAACTACTCCAGGTGGAAAGTGAATTATCGGGGCAGGCCCTGGCGGCAACCCGGGGTCAATCACTGGGCGAGAGCCTGAAAACGATAACGGGATTGTATTCCATCCAGACCGGCCCCAGTATCTCCAAACCGGTGATTCACGGCCTATACAGTAACCGAATTATTACCCTCAACAACGGAATTCGCCAGGAAGACCAGCAGTGGGGTAGTGAGCACGCTCCCCTGATTGACCCCTTTATTGCTTCGCGGGTAACCGTTATAAAGGGAGCCGCCAGTATCCGCTACGGCTCCGATGCCATCGGCGGGGTGATCCTGGTCGAACCGAAGGCCATGCCAACCCAGCCCGGCGTCGGAGGAGAAGTAAATCTGGTGGGCGCTACCAATGGGCGGATGGGTGTTGGCTCGGCCTATCTGGAAGGGGCTTTTGACAAGAAACTCACCGGTCTGAGCTGGCGCTTGCAGGGCACGCTGAAGCGGTCGGGTTACGTGCGGGCACCGGGCTATTTCCTGGAAAATACGAGTTACCACGAAAACAATTTTTCGGGGGATATTCACTACGACTATCGCCGGGTTGGCCTTGAAGTGTATTACAGTCAGTTCGATACCAAAATTGGCTTATTTACCGGCGCTCAGGTGGGTAGTCTGGCCGATTTATACGCAGCCCTGAGCCGACCAGAACCGCTTTCACAGCCCGGCTTTTCCTATACCCTCGACCGACCGAATCAACAGGTATCGCACGGCTTGCTGAAAGTGCGGGCTTACTGGCGTATCCCGCAGGGTGGCACCTTAACCGCGACCTTTGCCCGCCAGCAGAATGAGCGCCGGGAGTATGATTATGTCCCGTTCAGTGGTTCACTGAACCCTGAATTATACCTGAAACTGGTTACCCATACCGGTGATCTGATTTGGGAACATACGGCTAAACCCAACCCCTCGAATGGCGTCTGGTCAGGCAGTGTAGGGCTTAATGGCATCACACAGGGAAATGTGCGCGAATTTTTATTTCTCATTCCCAACTTCCGCAATTATGGTCTGGGTGGGTTTGCCATCCAGCGCTATGCGATCGATCGCTGGACGCTGGAAGCGGGCCTGCGGTACGACTACCGCTGGTTACGCGCTTATTTTCTGGATGAACCCACCAACCGGATCTATACCCAGACACACAGTTGGGGGAACGTAACCGGCTCGCTGGGTGCGTCATATCAACTACGCCCGGACCTGACCCTTACAGCCAACCTGAGCACTGCCTGGCGTGCGCCAAACGTAGCCGATCTCTACTCCAATGGGTTACACCAGAGCGCCGTCGCCTACGAGATTGGCAATCCGAACCTTAGCCCCGAACAGGCCTATAATGGCAATCTGGTGCTGGCCTACAGCGGAAAACGGGTAACGGCTGAACTCGGTGTTTATCATAATCAGATCAATAACTATATCTATCTCAAACCCGATTCAATTCCTATTATTCGCCAGCGGGGTGCCTTTCCGGCCTATAGCTATACGCAGGTGAATGCCCGCTTTCGGGGCGTCGATGCGTCGGTTACCTATAAGTTTACCGATCAGTTGAGCCTGACGTCGAAAACCTCACTACTGTATGCCTATGACCAGACCAATCATGGGTATCTGGTGTCGATTCCACCCAACCGGACGGATAACAGCCTGCGTTATGAAGTGGCTTCCTGGGGTAAACTGAGTCGCGTTTATGCCCAGGTAAGTGGGCTATACGTTGCCCGTCAGAACCGCGCTCCGGCCGTCACGGAACGACAGGAGAACGGGCAAGTTATTTTTACGGGCGATTTTGCTCCACCACCAGCCGCTTATTTTCTACTGGGTGCTGAGGTAGGCTTTTCGGCAGCCTTGGGTCGTCAACCGATCAACGTCGTGCTGACTGGCAGTAACCTGGCGAATGCTTCCTACCGCGATTACCTGAATCGATTTCGTTATTTCACCAACGAGCCGGGTAGAAACCTGAGTGTAAAGTTGGCGCTGCCGCTAAAATTTTAA
- a CDS encoding NAD(P)/FAD-dependent oxidoreductase: MDYDVMIIGGSYAGLSTALVLGRSLRQVLVIDAGQPANRQTPHSHGFLTRDGATPTELSTIARAQLETYSTVSFREDFAVTAVGQPGGFSVTTANGHSFTSRKLVLATGLVDRMPDLPGFAECWGRSVLHCPYCHGYEVRNQPVGILANGDVGYEMATLIQHWNAALHLFTNGPATFTEAQRQTLQQLNILIIETPLTAIEHDNGALTALVLADGSREQLKALYARLPFKLSSDVAQQLGCQLTEQNLIQATDFGETTVPGVFAAGDATTLFRQVAIAVASGSKAGAWINRELIQEDLLNRIETNLIVG, from the coding sequence ATGGACTACGATGTGATGATTATTGGCGGGAGCTACGCGGGCCTGAGTACCGCCCTGGTACTGGGCCGCTCCCTCCGGCAGGTACTGGTCATTGATGCCGGGCAGCCCGCCAACCGACAGACACCGCATTCGCACGGTTTTCTGACCCGCGACGGAGCGACCCCAACGGAGTTATCGACCATTGCCCGTGCGCAATTAGAGACGTACTCGACGGTATCTTTTCGGGAGGATTTTGCCGTAACGGCGGTAGGCCAACCAGGCGGATTCAGCGTCACAACGGCGAATGGGCATTCGTTCACGAGCCGGAAACTGGTACTAGCCACTGGTTTGGTTGATCGTATGCCCGATTTGCCCGGCTTTGCTGAATGCTGGGGGCGTTCGGTACTACACTGTCCGTACTGCCACGGCTACGAAGTGCGTAATCAACCTGTGGGCATTTTGGCCAATGGCGATGTGGGGTATGAAATGGCGACGCTCATCCAGCACTGGAACGCTGCCTTGCACCTGTTTACCAATGGCCCGGCCACCTTCACGGAAGCGCAACGGCAGACCCTGCAACAACTCAACATTCTCATCATCGAGACGCCACTTACTGCCATTGAACACGACAATGGAGCACTAACGGCGCTGGTATTGGCAGATGGAAGCCGGGAACAACTCAAGGCGTTGTATGCTCGCCTACCCTTCAAACTTTCCTCTGATGTTGCCCAACAGCTAGGCTGCCAACTGACAGAACAAAATCTAATTCAGGCAACCGACTTTGGGGAGACAACCGTGCCGGGCGTGTTTGCCGCCGGAGACGCGACAACCCTGTTTCGGCAGGTCGCCATCGCGGTTGCCAGTGGTTCCAAAGCCGGAGCCTGGATCAATCGGGAACTGATCCAGGAGGACCTGCTGAACCGAATCGAAACGAACCTAATTGTGGGTTAA
- a CDS encoding TonB-dependent receptor gives MKQVFTVLLVLVSYCLNAQAITGKIVDATTGDPVVGATVKLLTTNQGTVTDTSGQFILNGSGTLQVSFVGFKTLTAKTRDRFFTLELVPETAELQTVEVVGRVAKDYTSDYSFSATKIAALNKDVPQSIGTVTKELMADRQAFQLADAVKIVSGVAPASFYNQYTIRGISQNEEGQIINGMRTRQYYFLQPLTTNIERVEVLKGPASASFSSVDPGGSINLVTKKPLAVNRKEASLGVGSFSTLRSTLDFTGPLNAQKTLLYRVNGAYQEARSYRDLVRNNSVLFSPSFSYVPNTRTALNAELIYSNQSGTLDRGQPIFGAVAGKTDLNSTPISLNLGAPNDFFQSKQLIIMGNLTHKFTDHISLNASYMKQTWQEDLQEHRTTNAFAVDLTNKPVTSLAGMQFVQRQQFWNVDNLNAYLNATFNTGAAQHDLLVGYDLSDWHKLKGGGQNSARGFLLTNGTVAGSFVPANAANYQTITVGGVTLPRPNVSYFDLNNPTYTIRNVNDYVLNARTPLPAALTTTNAIYVQEQLRWNKLLILLGLRQEWFRDITNYQSPGELSFTKTALLPRVGITYSVRPNLNVYGTYLEGFQGQSNTVTLLPNTGSFYNTAKSANLFEPLRSDLKEIGLKAQLFGGRISLNAAVYEINQRNLLLNANLPTYPDSLVTRGAERSRGFEMDVAGYLLPNWQINASYSYIDAIIVQDNEASLIGARKQNTPVHSGNLWTRYNFTPNSSLSDLGIGFGMQYSGSKIPWFTRDFEVPAYTLFDLALYYTPARTNVQVALNMNNVFNTTYWIGAQNYLRLFPGAPRNTMLTLTYRF, from the coding sequence ATGAAGCAAGTATTTACCGTACTACTTGTACTGGTTTCCTATTGCCTAAACGCACAGGCCATCACGGGCAAAATCGTCGATGCCACTACGGGCGATCCCGTTGTGGGTGCTACCGTCAAACTACTAACCACTAATCAGGGAACGGTAACGGATACCAGTGGGCAATTCATCCTCAACGGCAGCGGCACCCTACAGGTGTCCTTTGTCGGGTTTAAAACCCTCACCGCGAAAACCCGCGACCGCTTTTTTACCCTGGAACTCGTGCCCGAAACCGCCGAGCTGCAAACGGTGGAGGTAGTGGGCCGCGTCGCCAAAGACTATACCAGTGACTACTCCTTTTCGGCTACCAAGATTGCTGCGCTCAACAAAGATGTCCCTCAGTCGATCGGGACGGTTACGAAAGAATTGATGGCCGACCGGCAGGCGTTTCAACTGGCCGATGCGGTCAAGATTGTCAGTGGCGTTGCCCCCGCCAGCTTTTATAACCAGTACACCATTCGAGGTATCAGTCAGAACGAAGAAGGCCAGATCATCAACGGCATGCGCACCCGGCAGTATTATTTCCTGCAACCCCTGACGACCAACATCGAACGGGTGGAGGTGCTCAAAGGCCCGGCGAGTGCGTCGTTTTCCTCCGTCGATCCGGGTGGCAGTATCAATCTGGTGACCAAAAAGCCGCTGGCCGTCAACCGAAAGGAAGCAAGCCTGGGTGTGGGGAGTTTCAGCACGCTGCGAAGCACGCTGGATTTTACGGGACCACTGAATGCCCAAAAAACGCTGCTCTACCGCGTCAATGGGGCTTACCAGGAAGCCCGTAGTTACCGCGATCTGGTTCGCAACAACTCGGTGCTGTTCTCGCCCTCGTTTTCCTATGTCCCCAATACCCGCACGGCGCTGAACGCCGAGCTGATTTACAGCAACCAGTCAGGTACCCTCGACCGGGGGCAACCCATTTTCGGGGCTGTAGCCGGAAAAACGGACCTCAACAGTACACCGATTAGTCTGAATCTGGGAGCTCCGAACGACTTCTTTCAGTCGAAGCAGCTCATCATTATGGGCAATCTGACGCACAAGTTTACCGACCACATCAGCCTCAATGCGTCGTACATGAAGCAAACCTGGCAGGAAGATTTGCAGGAGCACCGGACTACCAATGCCTTTGCGGTTGACCTGACCAACAAACCCGTTACCTCGCTGGCAGGTATGCAGTTTGTGCAGCGGCAACAGTTCTGGAACGTCGACAACCTGAACGCCTACCTCAATGCCACGTTCAACACGGGAGCTGCCCAGCATGATCTGCTGGTGGGCTATGACCTGTCCGACTGGCATAAACTCAAAGGCGGAGGGCAGAATTCGGCGCGGGGATTTCTGCTTACCAACGGTACGGTAGCGGGCTCCTTTGTCCCGGCTAACGCAGCCAATTACCAGACTATCACGGTTGGGGGCGTAACCCTCCCCCGGCCAAACGTGAGCTATTTTGATCTGAATAACCCAACCTACACCATTCGGAATGTTAATGATTACGTACTGAATGCCCGTACCCCGCTGCCAGCCGCCCTGACGACCACCAATGCCATCTACGTGCAGGAGCAACTGCGCTGGAACAAGCTGTTGATCCTGCTCGGCTTACGACAGGAATGGTTTCGTGACATCACCAACTACCAGTCGCCGGGGGAACTGTCGTTTACGAAAACAGCCCTGCTGCCCCGCGTTGGCATCACCTATTCGGTACGCCCTAATTTGAATGTTTACGGTACGTATCTGGAAGGCTTTCAGGGGCAATCGAATACGGTAACGCTGCTACCCAACACCGGCAGTTTTTACAACACCGCCAAGTCAGCCAATCTATTCGAACCACTCCGCAGCGATTTGAAAGAAATAGGGCTGAAAGCCCAGCTTTTTGGGGGCCGCATCAGTCTGAATGCCGCCGTCTACGAGATCAACCAGCGGAACCTGCTGCTGAATGCCAACCTACCCACCTACCCCGACTCACTGGTGACGCGGGGAGCCGAACGCAGCCGGGGCTTCGAGATGGACGTAGCGGGTTATCTGTTGCCCAACTGGCAAATCAATGCCTCTTACAGCTACATCGATGCCATCATTGTGCAGGACAATGAAGCCAGTCTGATTGGCGCTCGTAAGCAGAACACCCCCGTTCACAGCGGCAACCTCTGGACGCGTTACAACTTCACGCCCAACTCGTCCCTGAGTGATCTGGGTATTGGATTTGGGATGCAATACAGCGGCAGTAAGATTCCCTGGTTTACACGCGACTTTGAGGTGCCCGCTTATACGCTCTTCGACCTGGCACTGTATTATACGCCCGCCCGAACCAACGTGCAGGTGGCCCTGAACATGAATAATGTATTCAATACTACGTACTGGATTGGTGCTCAGAACTACCTGCGGCTGTTCCCCGGTGCCCCCCGCAATACCATGCTGACGCTGACGTACCGATTTTAA